Proteins from one bacterium genomic window:
- a CDS encoding aminotransferase class I/II-fold pyridoxal phosphate-dependent enzyme, translating to MSSKQFWNYWRSQLSAICLRSYADDPEGGIGLPIRRSTTYRFTEESLSKYSSGHGRDIWLYSRYGNPTVRAVERKLAALEQTEDAVVTASGMAAVSAVLFACAQPGERWFVSSELYGVTYALLEQDLRKIGVSIEYLTPHNPLEWQLAAESGKRPTLFYFETLSNPLARPAAVPELIEIAKSVEAVTVIDNTFATPYHCIPSSLGADFVIESGSKYLNGHSDVIAGVVAGTTEKITPVWKQMTRLGGCLDPNSAYLWDRGLQSFPLRIAAATANAEILSKQFLEHPEVETISYPGIQDTVPEWLAGGSGVFSLRLLGGDERAMRFLFRLKTIVAATSLGGTETLASMPSNTSHAALTETQRTAIGILPGTVRIACGTEDYQVLVHDIEQAIIESKE from the coding sequence ATGAGTTCTAAACAATTCTGGAATTACTGGCGTAGCCAACTCTCGGCAATTTGCCTTCGTTCCTATGCGGACGACCCGGAAGGTGGAATTGGGTTGCCGATTCGTCGTTCTACCACCTACCGTTTTACGGAAGAATCACTGTCGAAGTATTCTTCCGGGCACGGGAGAGATATCTGGTTGTATAGCCGTTATGGCAACCCAACTGTTCGAGCAGTAGAGCGGAAGTTAGCAGCATTAGAACAGACCGAGGATGCGGTAGTCACTGCATCGGGCATGGCAGCGGTCAGTGCTGTTTTGTTTGCCTGCGCACAACCAGGTGAACGCTGGTTTGTAAGCAGTGAGTTGTACGGCGTAACCTACGCGTTACTCGAACAGGATCTCCGCAAAATTGGTGTTTCCATCGAGTACTTGACTCCGCACAATCCGTTGGAATGGCAACTCGCAGCGGAATCGGGTAAACGACCAACACTCTTTTACTTTGAAACTCTTTCGAATCCGTTAGCCCGACCAGCTGCGGTACCGGAACTCATCGAGATCGCAAAGTCAGTCGAAGCGGTTACGGTTATCGATAATACTTTCGCAACACCGTATCACTGTATTCCGTCATCGTTAGGTGCCGATTTTGTAATCGAATCCGGTTCAAAGTACTTGAATGGGCATAGTGATGTCATCGCTGGGGTTGTTGCCGGTACAACCGAAAAGATAACACCAGTTTGGAAACAAATGACCCGGTTGGGCGGCTGTCTCGATCCCAATTCAGCGTACTTGTGGGATCGCGGTCTCCAGTCGTTTCCGTTACGGATCGCTGCGGCAACCGCGAATGCTGAGATTTTGTCCAAACAATTTCTTGAACACCCGGAAGTCGAAACAATCAGCTATCCCGGCATTCAGGACACGGTTCCCGAATGGCTCGCGGGTGGCAGCGGAGTATTCTCCCTGCGCCTGCTTGGTGGCGACGAACGAGCAATGCGCTTTTTGTTCCGGTTAAAGACAATCGTTGCTGCAACCTCACTGGGCGGCACCGAAACATTGGCTAGTATGCCATCAAATACGTCGCATGCTGCCTTAACAGAAACACAGCGCACGGCAATTGGAATCCTTCCCGGTACCGTCCGCATTGCGTGCGGGACTGAGGATTATCAAGTATTAGTGCATGACATTGAGCAAGCTATCATTGAATCTAAAGAGTAA
- a CDS encoding Gfo/Idh/MocA family oxidoreductase — MSASNEKTNVRIGLAGTGHLGTFHGNLLCTTPQAIFVGVYDVNPEAAAAKAKLWNVPVYDSYEALLQDCDAIDIVATTSAHEALTLTALAAGKHVFVEKPLAHSVEAGKRMVAQADASGLVLQVGHVERFNPAVRALDGITLKPMFIESHRLAQYKPRGVDVSVVFDLMIHDLDVILHLIDDPVVSISASGVAVVSPSPDIVNARIQFSKGQVANVTASRLSLHPMRKLRMFQNSSYVSLDFQSGQAEIVYLKEDHPEFAGFPLMPIQLVSGETKTIARLQPEAPEANAIGLELASFVKAIRGEAPIAVSGAQGLRALEAAHQIEAALQANAALS, encoded by the coding sequence ATGTCAGCTTCAAACGAAAAGACTAATGTCAGGATCGGATTAGCCGGTACCGGGCATCTTGGAACCTTTCACGGCAATTTACTTTGCACAACTCCCCAAGCGATATTTGTCGGCGTGTACGATGTAAATCCAGAAGCCGCCGCCGCCAAGGCAAAATTGTGGAATGTTCCCGTTTACGATAGTTATGAAGCATTGTTGCAGGATTGTGACGCGATCGATATCGTAGCGACCACTAGCGCTCACGAGGCGTTGACGCTTACCGCCTTAGCAGCCGGGAAACATGTCTTCGTCGAGAAACCGTTGGCACATTCAGTCGAAGCCGGAAAGCGGATGGTGGCGCAAGCCGATGCTTCTGGCTTGGTGTTGCAGGTGGGACATGTCGAACGTTTTAATCCCGCAGTACGCGCGTTGGATGGTATTACGTTAAAACCGATGTTCATCGAGTCGCATCGCTTGGCGCAGTATAAGCCGCGCGGCGTCGATGTTTCGGTTGTTTTCGATTTGATGATTCACGATCTGGATGTGATTCTCCATCTGATCGACGATCCGGTGGTTTCGATTTCTGCCAGTGGTGTCGCGGTGGTTTCCCCGTCGCCCGACATTGTGAATGCGCGGATCCAGTTTTCCAAGGGACAGGTTGCCAATGTAACGGCGTCCCGGTTGTCGCTCCACCCGATGCGCAAACTGCGCATGTTCCAGAACAGTAGTTATGTTTCGCTTGATTTTCAATCGGGACAAGCGGAGATCGTGTATTTGAAGGAGGATCATCCCGAATTCGCGGGATTCCCCCTGATGCCGATCCAATTGGTCAGTGGTGAAACGAAGACCATTGCGCGATTGCAGCCGGAAGCGCCGGAAGCGAATGCAATTGGCTTGGAGTTAGCTTCCTTCGTTAAAGCGATTCGCGGTGAAGCACCGATTGCCGTGAGCGGCGCTCAAGGTTTACGGGCATTGGAAGCCGCCCACCAAATCGAAGCGGCATTGCAAGCAAATGCAGCACTAAGTTAA
- a CDS encoding DUF2817 domain-containing protein: MQYVIILLLFYGSQRYCWAGPLYRYPTADRDAVQALIRLGGEPVCGSRIDSLLLEFPNPFSAQAALREYPALSIIADSPFDLYGSGPVDTVDEVNEYRTFSLVQAELTNYAQLYPLIARIDTIGYSVNHFPLLRLRISDSVVVQRDIPSILLLGGTHGNEAIGVEVVMEYLAWLFSRVNTDTSLQRRLQQVELHVIPVFNPDGYINGIRHNAHNVDLNRNFRFHWGYAAVNYGSAPLSEPENYALDSLLRVIQPVTSISYHSYGELILRPYSWNSREAPDSTVTRSVANLYRNTITRYQSILGGQLYYHGGEFNDHTISTFGTTGITVEVWRGPNYNPPSDSIANVCMIHRAGINAVLDRAAGGQFVGTIRDHATGEPIGNATWELSSHWDTGYLPRIVMQGSGRFRMLREPGTITMQISAPEYQSRTVTLPIVSANAPTYQDIDLVTSYSAIRGVFALFGHDSTDSVFAQCQDQRIAIDSSVTFYLTHLTAGLDTFSVAGVLFETNRRPVILMPGDTLGVLGFTVKRLPPVLSEHGMNGNDLFFSWNPPYLNQEARTMIRGYSIEKNHEEYVPLTFDTTYSEPFLPGASDAVFRVRTIYHSWEASSFTDTIYFTRSSEFSEHETPGQFGIGSPYPNPCNNQLNVPYHLAQNQEMDITIYDVTGREVTRDRVTGSTLGVWVWKPQPIQASSGIYFLHWKLESTQGHTKFVFLR; this comes from the coding sequence CTACTGCTTGAGTTTCCCAACCCATTTTCAGCACAAGCAGCTCTCCGGGAATATCCCGCCCTCAGTATAATTGCCGATTCTCCGTTCGATCTGTATGGCTCAGGACCAGTAGATACGGTCGATGAAGTGAATGAGTACCGAACTTTCAGCTTGGTGCAAGCAGAACTAACAAACTATGCACAGCTGTACCCGCTCATCGCCCGCATTGATACCATCGGTTACTCGGTTAACCACTTTCCACTGTTGCGTCTTCGCATCTCCGACAGTGTTGTGGTTCAGCGTGACATTCCCAGTATCCTACTTCTGGGAGGTACGCATGGGAATGAAGCAATTGGCGTCGAAGTTGTAATGGAATATCTCGCTTGGCTGTTTTCCCGGGTGAACACCGATACTTCGCTGCAGCGGCGATTACAACAAGTAGAATTGCATGTGATCCCAGTCTTTAATCCGGATGGTTACATCAATGGGATTCGCCATAATGCACATAACGTTGACTTAAACCGGAATTTTCGGTTTCACTGGGGATATGCCGCTGTGAATTATGGAAGTGCCCCACTCTCAGAACCGGAGAATTATGCGTTGGATTCGCTGCTCCGGGTCATTCAACCAGTAACCAGTATCAGCTATCACTCCTATGGCGAATTGATTCTTCGCCCGTATTCCTGGAACTCGCGTGAAGCGCCCGATAGTACGGTAACTCGCAGTGTTGCCAATCTCTACCGTAATACGATTACCCGCTATCAATCCATCCTCGGTGGACAGTTGTACTATCATGGTGGAGAGTTTAACGACCACACGATTTCGACCTTCGGGACAACAGGAATAACGGTCGAAGTTTGGCGCGGTCCGAACTATAATCCCCCCTCCGATAGTATCGCGAATGTCTGTATGATTCATCGCGCGGGGATTAATGCTGTACTCGACCGGGCAGCCGGCGGGCAATTCGTCGGAACGATCCGTGATCATGCCACTGGTGAACCAATCGGCAATGCGACGTGGGAGCTTTCGAGTCATTGGGATACGGGATATTTACCACGAATTGTTATGCAAGGTTCCGGACGCTTTCGAATGTTACGGGAACCGGGTACCATCACGATGCAAATTTCTGCGCCGGAGTATCAATCCCGCACAGTTACGTTACCGATAGTGTCTGCGAATGCGCCAACCTACCAAGACATCGACTTGGTAACGTCGTACAGTGCAATTCGGGGAGTTTTCGCTCTCTTCGGACACGATTCGACCGACTCGGTTTTTGCTCAATGCCAAGACCAACGGATTGCAATTGATTCGTCGGTAACATTTTACTTGACTCATCTAACGGCAGGGCTTGATACGTTTTCGGTTGCCGGGGTGCTGTTTGAAACAAACCGCCGTCCGGTGATTCTGATGCCGGGAGATACGTTGGGAGTATTAGGTTTTACAGTGAAACGGCTGCCGCCTGTGCTATCCGAACACGGGATGAACGGCAACGATCTCTTTTTTTCGTGGAATCCTCCGTACCTAAACCAAGAAGCAAGAACGATGATTCGCGGGTATTCGATAGAAAAAAACCATGAAGAATACGTTCCACTAACTTTCGATACCACTTACAGTGAACCATTTCTTCCAGGGGCAAGCGATGCGGTATTCCGTGTCCGAACGATCTACCATTCATGGGAGGCGTCAAGTTTTACCGATACCATATACTTTACTCGATCCAGCGAGTTTAGTGAGCATGAAACTCCAGGACAATTTGGGATCGGTTCTCCCTACCCAAATCCCTGCAACAATCAACTCAATGTTCCGTATCACCTTGCTCAAAATCAAGAAATGGATATTACTATTTACGATGTGACAGGACGTGAAGTAACACGAGATCGAGTGACCGGGAGCACGCTTGGCGTTTGGGTCTGGAAACCACAACCAATCCAAGCGTCTTCTGGGATATACTTCTTACATTGGAAATTGGAATCGACGCAGGGACACACTAAATTTGTTTTTTTACGATGA